Proteins co-encoded in one Sinobacterium norvegicum genomic window:
- a CDS encoding amidohydrolase, which yields MKKILLALLVAVAIAVIAVLLWLQPEQPPAKQVFINGNVLTMDKDNRIVSAVAVSGDTITATGSDEEIKALIDSNTVVNDLQGKTLLPGFIDAHGHFPGSGMKVFGVDVNSPPIGNTENMNQLLAAIEGQANKTAEGEWVMAVGYDDTMLAEQRHPTIQELDAISTTKPIFVWHISGHMAVVNRKALELTGITEDSVDPDGGHYSRDSEGKLNGLIEENAVTPIQMLAMDFSALQFFEMIKDANKDYLAVGVTTAQSGAIEKQMAQGMAMASMLKLTPMRLELWPMSDSYGKDILSGKENPAELSKGKINIGAVKLFSDGSIQGYTGYLSSHYHTPYHGDEEYRGYMRSSYQSLEDDVVAFHKAGLQMAIHANGDGAIDEVIKAFTVAQEQHPVDDPRLILIHSQMARDDQLLQMKQLGITPSFFSAHVYYWGDRHRDIFIGPERAARISPAKSAEAIDLTYSLHLDTPVVPMQPLMAVWTSVNRITAKGEELGPEQRVSVMTALRAVTIDAAWQIFQEDNRGSIEAGKLADLVILERDPLQYPMDINNIRVEQTIIGGVEQL from the coding sequence ATGAAAAAAATACTCCTCGCCCTATTAGTAGCCGTCGCAATCGCTGTTATTGCCGTGTTGCTGTGGCTACAACCCGAGCAGCCACCGGCTAAACAGGTGTTTATCAATGGTAACGTACTGACCATGGATAAGGACAATCGTATTGTCAGCGCCGTCGCCGTCAGCGGCGACACTATTACCGCCACCGGCAGTGATGAGGAGATCAAGGCGCTGATCGACAGCAACACCGTGGTAAACGATTTACAAGGCAAAACGCTGCTGCCCGGCTTTATCGATGCCCACGGCCACTTCCCAGGCTCCGGCATGAAGGTATTTGGCGTCGATGTTAACAGCCCGCCGATAGGCAACACCGAGAACATGAACCAATTACTGGCTGCCATCGAAGGCCAGGCCAACAAAACCGCCGAGGGCGAGTGGGTAATGGCCGTTGGCTATGACGACACCATGCTGGCTGAACAGCGCCACCCTACTATTCAAGAGCTGGACGCTATCTCCACCACCAAACCCATCTTCGTCTGGCACATCTCTGGTCACATGGCCGTGGTAAATCGCAAAGCATTGGAGCTGACCGGTATTACCGAGGACAGCGTCGACCCCGATGGCGGTCACTACAGCCGCGACAGCGAGGGCAAACTAAACGGCTTGATTGAAGAAAATGCCGTCACCCCGATCCAAATGTTGGCCATGGATTTCTCGGCGCTGCAGTTTTTTGAGATGATTAAAGACGCCAACAAGGACTATCTTGCTGTCGGTGTCACCACCGCTCAGAGCGGCGCCATCGAGAAACAGATGGCCCAGGGTATGGCCATGGCCTCAATGCTAAAACTGACACCGATGCGACTCGAACTGTGGCCGATGAGCGACAGCTACGGCAAGGATATTTTGAGTGGCAAGGAAAACCCCGCCGAGCTGAGCAAAGGCAAGATCAACATCGGCGCCGTTAAGTTATTTTCCGATGGCTCTATTCAAGGCTATACCGGTTACCTCAGCAGCCACTACCACACCCCGTATCACGGCGATGAAGAGTACCGCGGCTATATGCGTAGCAGTTACCAAAGCCTTGAAGACGATGTCGTCGCCTTCCACAAGGCCGGCCTGCAAATGGCGATTCATGCCAACGGTGACGGCGCCATCGACGAGGTCATCAAGGCCTTTACCGTTGCTCAAGAGCAACACCCGGTCGACGATCCGCGGTTGATTTTAATCCACTCGCAGATGGCCAGAGACGATCAGTTATTGCAGATGAAGCAGCTCGGTATTACCCCCAGCTTCTTCTCCGCCCATGTTTACTACTGGGGTGATCGACACCGCGATATCTTTATCGGCCCCGAGCGCGCCGCCCGTATCAGCCCGGCCAAAAGCGCCGAGGCTATCGACCTCACCTACAGCCTCCATCTCGACACCCCGGTGGTACCGATGCAGCCGCTGATGGCCGTGTGGACCAGCGTCAACCGCATCACCGCCAAGGGCGAGGAGTTGGGGCCCGAGCAGCGCGTCAGCGTGATGACGGCGCTGCGAGCAGTGACTATCGACGCCGCCTGGCAGATCTTTCAAGAGGATAATCGTGGCTCGATCGAGGCCGGCAAGCTGGCCGACCTGGTGATTCTTGAGCGCGACCCGCTGCAATACCCGATGGATATTAACAATATCCGCGTCGAGCAAACCATTATCGGTGGCGTCGAGCAGCTTTAA
- a CDS encoding DUF4136 domain-containing protein, with protein MFIKPFYTAITALLFTVIIAGCSSPTQYDYNDAIDFSGFHSFSQQSVNNDHPLLQQRVDAALTTQLSAKQLTPAAADAADIDVRYTIATQTKQNKSSVSIGLGSFGSSGGVGGSVAIPVNSEGPKVVAIQLDIYQRSTDKLIWRSSEKYNDDGGDNADKRTAQINDTIAKMLANYPPQQQ; from the coding sequence ATGTTCATCAAGCCTTTTTATACCGCGATTACTGCCCTACTGTTCACCGTCATCATCGCCGGTTGCTCGTCGCCGACCCAGTATGACTATAACGATGCCATCGACTTCAGCGGCTTCCACAGCTTCAGCCAGCAGAGCGTCAATAACGACCACCCACTGCTGCAACAGCGTGTCGATGCCGCGCTAACCACGCAGCTGAGCGCCAAGCAGCTGACACCGGCGGCGGCAGATGCTGCCGATATCGATGTGCGCTATACCATTGCCACCCAGACCAAACAAAACAAGTCCTCGGTTAGCATTGGCCTGGGCAGCTTCGGTAGCAGCGGCGGTGTCGGCGGCAGTGTCGCCATCCCGGTCAACAGCGAAGGCCCGAAAGTCGTCGCCATCCAACTCGACATCTACCAGCGCAGCACCGACAAGTTAATCTGGCGCAGCAGCGAGAAATACAACGATGACGGCGGCGACAATGCCGACAAACGCACGGCACAAATCAACGACACCATCGCTAAGATGTTAGCCAATTACCCGCCGCAGCAGCAGTAA
- a CDS encoding DUF4136 domain-containing protein produces MKSVQRLLLATSVLIAVVAISACSGVKTKSYTHSKAVIGDWQSYNWRSEAMVPKEGVEQRTIDFDHWIRAAVDKKLQEKGYVYAAENADISLDYRFGEESFISEDGLASPRDYMETAHLTSADYNAVNSQFYNHPVMTDFQIKGIVFSVLDNSTKRMVWEGVAKKLVEDNSPSLKAVESSVQTGINKLFRDLPNAGEQ; encoded by the coding sequence ATGAAGAGCGTACAACGATTATTGTTGGCAACTTCAGTGTTGATAGCCGTAGTGGCCATCAGTGCTTGCAGTGGTGTTAAGACCAAGAGTTACACCCACAGCAAGGCAGTCATTGGCGATTGGCAGAGCTATAACTGGCGCTCAGAGGCAATGGTGCCAAAGGAGGGGGTTGAGCAGCGAACCATCGATTTCGATCATTGGATTCGTGCGGCTGTCGATAAGAAACTGCAAGAAAAGGGCTATGTTTATGCCGCCGAAAATGCTGACATCAGCCTCGATTACCGCTTTGGTGAAGAGTCGTTTATTAGCGAAGATGGCCTGGCCTCACCGCGCGACTATATGGAGACGGCCCACTTAACCTCGGCCGATTACAATGCGGTTAACAGCCAGTTTTACAATCACCCGGTGATGACCGATTTCCAAATCAAAGGCATCGTATTCTCGGTACTCGATAACAGCACCAAGCGCATGGTATGGGAAGGCGTGGCAAAGAAATTGGTGGAAGATAATTCCCCTTCTCTAAAAGCCGTTGAGTCGAGTGTCCAGACCGGTATTAATAAACTGTTCCGTGATTTACCAAATGCTGGCGAACAGTAA
- a CDS encoding YajG family lipoprotein has protein sequence MVRAVLMTLIVVLAGCAQSPQQLSFNGELTPANIRSGLAVISVQARDDRASMTVGSRGGTYAETSLLTTNKGFAQQLADQYQQGLIDSGVITIQPSAPTAITVVLSSFAISTPERSVLPEISYAGQLSVVAERGGEKRSFRYSVKQTHKMPQVPNNEKNQALVDDLFSELLNRALRDQDLNGFIVGG, from the coding sequence ATGGTTCGTGCGGTATTGATGACGTTGATAGTGGTGTTGGCGGGTTGCGCTCAAAGCCCCCAGCAATTGAGTTTTAATGGTGAGTTGACCCCGGCCAATATTCGTTCGGGTTTGGCCGTGATATCGGTACAGGCGCGGGATGACCGTGCCAGTATGACGGTTGGCTCCCGTGGCGGTACCTATGCCGAGACCAGTCTATTAACCACCAATAAAGGTTTTGCCCAGCAGTTGGCCGACCAATATCAACAGGGTTTGATCGACAGCGGTGTGATCACTATTCAGCCCTCGGCACCGACGGCGATTACCGTGGTACTGTCCAGCTTTGCCATCTCGACACCTGAGCGCAGTGTGTTACCCGAGATCAGCTACGCTGGTCAGCTATCCGTGGTGGCTGAGCGGGGCGGCGAAAAGCGCAGTTTTCGTTACTCGGTAAAGCAAACCCATAAAATGCCACAGGTGCCTAACAATGAAAAAAATCAGGCCTTGGTTGATGATTTGTTCTCTGAGCTGTTAAACCGTGCCCTGCGGGATCAGGATCTCAACGGCTTTATTGTCGGTGGCTAA
- a CDS encoding DUF2333 family protein, producing MRFGRNMATGKVAQQLNSWREELQDWFGGGRAFKMLAMVLLVIIVLLAAMGWYWSREPDLFSIEQSTQRVGIESREVVGVATTSALLQVMETLLDKPGGYTHNDRLPPGVLLDNMPNWEYGALIQVRDLSRAMREYYSRSQSQSREDEELSMAEPRFNFQANSWVLPASESEYRDGMKLVESYLVRLTDEQNKQAQFYARADNLHMYLGMVSSRLGSLSQRLSASVGQARINTDLAGDSAATQATGADQMMEVKTSWFEIDDIFYEARGSSWALIHFLKAVEKDFAGVLQKKNALISLRQIIRELEETQGTIYSPIILNGSGFGLVANHSLVMASYVSRANAAIIDLRDLLSRG from the coding sequence ATGAGATTTGGACGTAATATGGCAACGGGTAAGGTGGCGCAGCAACTCAATAGCTGGCGAGAAGAGTTACAGGATTGGTTCGGTGGCGGCAGGGCATTCAAAATGCTGGCCATGGTACTGTTAGTCATTATTGTCTTGCTGGCCGCAATGGGCTGGTACTGGAGTCGCGAACCCGACCTCTTTAGCATTGAGCAAAGTACGCAGCGTGTCGGTATTGAAAGTCGTGAAGTGGTGGGGGTGGCGACAACCTCAGCATTGCTGCAGGTGATGGAGACGCTGCTCGACAAGCCCGGCGGCTATACCCACAACGACAGACTGCCGCCCGGCGTGCTGCTGGATAATATGCCTAACTGGGAATACGGTGCGTTGATTCAGGTGCGCGACTTATCGCGGGCGATGCGTGAGTATTACAGCCGCTCACAGTCTCAATCCCGTGAGGATGAAGAGTTATCAATGGCCGAGCCCCGCTTTAATTTCCAGGCTAACAGTTGGGTCTTGCCGGCCAGTGAGTCGGAGTATCGCGACGGCATGAAGCTGGTTGAAAGCTACCTAGTACGGTTAACCGATGAGCAAAACAAGCAGGCGCAGTTCTACGCCCGTGCCGATAATCTGCACATGTACTTAGGCATGGTATCGAGCCGTCTGGGCAGTTTGTCACAGCGTTTAAGTGCCAGTGTTGGTCAGGCGCGCATCAATACCGATCTGGCCGGTGACAGCGCCGCAACCCAGGCGACTGGCGCCGATCAAATGATGGAGGTGAAGACCTCGTGGTTCGAAATCGACGATATCTTCTATGAGGCTCGCGGTTCTAGCTGGGCCCTGATTCACTTTTTAAAGGCGGTGGAGAAAGATTTCGCCGGGGTGTTACAAAAGAAAAATGCCCTGATCAGCCTGCGTCAGATTATCCGTGAATTAGAAGAGACCCAGGGCACCATCTATAGCCCGATAATTCTAAACGGCAGTGGTTTCGGTTTGGTGGCTAACCACTCGTTGGTCATGGCCTCCTATGTGTCCCGCGCCAATGCGGCAATAATTGATCTTAGAGACTTACTTTCAAGAGGGTAG
- a CDS encoding copper chaperone PCu(A)C encodes MRYIFSTMGFARAIMGVALGLSLMSTTVMAGSIDVSEAYVREVIPGQVNSAAFMSLANSGDADKVLVSINSNAAERVELHQHIHQQNNMRMEQVERVVIPAGEQFEFSPGGYHVMFIGVTSSLRAGENVEMSLQFSDGSAQQIDLPVVSIKHR; translated from the coding sequence ATGAGATATATTTTCTCCACCATGGGTTTTGCCAGGGCGATCATGGGGGTGGCATTAGGTTTATCGCTTATGTCGACAACAGTGATGGCCGGGTCTATTGATGTCTCCGAGGCCTATGTGCGCGAAGTCATTCCCGGACAGGTCAACAGCGCGGCGTTTATGTCGCTGGCCAACAGTGGCGACGCCGACAAGGTACTGGTGTCAATCAATAGCAATGCGGCCGAACGGGTAGAACTTCATCAGCATATTCATCAGCAGAACAACATGCGTATGGAGCAAGTTGAGCGGGTGGTTATTCCAGCCGGAGAGCAGTTTGAGTTTTCCCCCGGCGGATATCATGTGATGTTTATTGGTGTTACCTCATCGCTTCGCGCCGGAGAAAATGTTGAAATGTCGCTGCAGTTCTCCGATGGCAGTGCTCAGCAGATAGATTTACCGGTGGTGTCGATTAAACACCGCTAA
- a CDS encoding protein-disulfide reductase DsbD family protein — MPRQCFSFILLTLLTLISPLATSQSDPFANSSTSGDSFLTVDQAYQTDVSVINEQLTRIHWQITDGYYLYRHAFKVKINGDNITDAVTIPEGLAKQDEYFGDVNVYYQQAEIDITSQPASAYDLSVTYQGCADAGLCYPPETIHYRVDPSTGSVALADSSGGNTSAVTAIPVAPAIANDGNSSIFVIIIFALLGGMILNLMPCVLPVLSLKALAMNNQDIEHSRQQSWAYTAGVVISFVAIALLLIILRSLGEAIGWGFQLQTPWFVALLAYLFLFLGLAMAGYTELGSSLMGAGQSLTQGNSRQSSFFTGVLATVVASPCTAPFMGAATGYALTQSTPVAIIVFASLGLGMALPMLLISYIPSLHDKLPKPGAWMIRFKEFLAFPLYATALWLLWVVGRQTGIDGAITVLGGGILIAYALWAWRGKSKARVTAIVALLAAFYPLANNQLQPLSQQNSVADSEYQVFSESYLAELQQQGKPVFINFTADWCITCLANEKTALSTERVQGFFKQQGIVALKGDWTNYNPEITATLAKHGRGGVPLYLFYPADSQQPIILPQLLTADIIEDQIMDSL, encoded by the coding sequence ATGCCCCGCCAGTGTTTTTCTTTCATTTTACTCACGCTGCTGACCTTGATCTCGCCGTTGGCAACCAGCCAAAGCGACCCCTTTGCCAACAGCTCGACCTCTGGCGATAGTTTTTTAACGGTCGATCAGGCCTATCAAACCGATGTCAGCGTCATCAACGAGCAACTCACCCGCATTCACTGGCAGATCACCGACGGCTACTACCTCTATCGCCACGCCTTCAAAGTTAAAATCAACGGCGACAATATTACCGATGCCGTTACCATTCCTGAGGGACTGGCCAAACAGGATGAATACTTCGGCGATGTAAACGTCTATTACCAACAGGCTGAGATCGACATCACCTCGCAACCAGCATCCGCCTATGACTTGAGCGTCACCTATCAAGGCTGTGCCGATGCCGGCCTGTGCTACCCGCCAGAAACCATCCACTATCGCGTCGACCCCAGCACCGGCAGTGTCGCCCTGGCCGATAGCAGCGGCGGCAACACCTCAGCCGTCACGGCAATCCCAGTCGCCCCCGCCATTGCCAACGATGGCAACAGTTCGATCTTCGTCATCATCATTTTCGCCCTGCTCGGCGGTATGATTCTCAACCTCATGCCCTGCGTGCTACCGGTACTATCACTGAAAGCGCTGGCAATGAACAACCAGGATATCGAGCACTCCCGCCAGCAAAGCTGGGCCTATACCGCCGGCGTTGTTATCAGCTTTGTTGCCATCGCCCTGCTGTTAATTATCTTACGCTCACTCGGCGAGGCGATTGGCTGGGGCTTTCAATTGCAGACGCCCTGGTTTGTGGCACTGCTGGCGTACCTCTTTTTATTCCTCGGCCTGGCCATGGCCGGCTATACCGAATTGGGCAGTTCACTGATGGGCGCCGGCCAGTCATTAACCCAGGGCAACAGCCGCCAGAGTTCATTCTTTACCGGCGTCTTGGCCACCGTGGTCGCCAGCCCTTGCACCGCACCTTTTATGGGGGCTGCCACCGGTTACGCGCTGACCCAATCAACACCCGTCGCCATTATCGTCTTCGCCAGCCTCGGCTTGGGCATGGCCTTGCCGATGCTATTGATTAGCTATATTCCCAGCCTCCACGACAAACTGCCCAAGCCCGGCGCCTGGATGATCCGTTTCAAGGAGTTTTTAGCCTTTCCTTTATATGCCACCGCATTGTGGTTGCTATGGGTGGTCGGCCGTCAAACCGGTATCGACGGCGCAATCACGGTACTCGGCGGTGGTATTCTCATCGCCTACGCACTGTGGGCATGGCGCGGTAAGAGCAAGGCCAGAGTCACCGCCATCGTCGCGCTGTTAGCCGCCTTCTACCCGCTGGCGAATAACCAGTTGCAGCCCCTAAGCCAGCAGAATAGCGTCGCCGACAGCGAGTACCAAGTCTTTAGCGAATCATATTTGGCCGAGCTACAGCAGCAGGGTAAACCGGTTTTTATCAATTTTACCGCCGACTGGTGTATCACCTGTTTGGCCAATGAAAAGACCGCGCTTAGCACCGAGAGAGTACAGGGGTTCTTCAAGCAGCAGGGCATCGTGGCACTGAAGGGCGATTGGACCAATTACAATCCCGAGATTACCGCCACACTGGCCAAGCATGGTCGTGGCGGCGTGCCGCTCTATCTTTTTTACCCAGCCGACAGTCAACAGCCTATTATTCTGCCGCAGTTGCTTACCGCCGATATCATCGAAGATCAAATAATGGATTCACTGTAA
- the aroQ gene encoding type II 3-dehydroquinate dehydratase — translation MANILVLNGPNLNLLGSREPEIYGYSTLEDINQQLVQSASDAGHQLDDLQSNAEHELIDRIHQAQGNIDFIIINPGAFTHTSVALRDALAGVAIPFIEVHLSNVHAREPFRKHSYLSDIAEGVICGLGVDSYHLALQAVIGKLGV, via the coding sequence GTGGCAAACATTCTTGTACTCAACGGCCCCAACCTAAACCTATTAGGCAGCCGCGAGCCCGAAATTTACGGTTACAGCACTCTGGAAGATATTAACCAGCAATTGGTGCAAAGTGCCAGTGATGCCGGCCACCAACTCGACGACCTGCAGAGCAACGCAGAACACGAGCTGATCGACCGTATTCACCAAGCACAGGGCAATATTGATTTCATCATTATCAACCCCGGCGCCTTTACCCATACCAGTGTTGCTCTGCGCGACGCCCTTGCCGGTGTGGCCATTCCCTTTATCGAAGTCCATCTTTCCAACGTCCACGCCAGAGAGCCCTTCAGAAAGCATTCCTATTTATCGGATATTGCTGAAGGTGTGATCTGTGGCTTGGGTGTCGACAGTTATCACCTCGCCCTGCAAGCCGTTATCGGCAAGCTCGGCGTTTAA
- the accB gene encoding acetyl-CoA carboxylase biotin carboxyl carrier protein, translated as MDIRKVKKLIELLEESNIDELEIKEGEESVRISRNGSSATAPVYAQPAAVAPAPVAAAAAPAAAVEAEPATPAGHSVNSPMVGTFYRSPAPGASSFVEVGQQVKVGDIICIVEAMKMMNQIEADKAGTVQAILVDDGQPVEFDQPLVTIG; from the coding sequence ATGGATATCAGAAAAGTTAAAAAACTGATCGAACTACTTGAAGAATCAAACATCGATGAGCTTGAAATAAAAGAAGGCGAAGAGTCTGTGCGCATCAGCCGTAATGGTTCCTCTGCCACAGCGCCTGTTTATGCTCAGCCAGCAGCCGTTGCCCCCGCGCCCGTTGCTGCAGCTGCCGCACCTGCTGCTGCCGTTGAAGCAGAGCCTGCCACCCCGGCTGGCCACAGCGTTAACTCGCCTATGGTTGGCACCTTCTATCGTTCACCCGCACCCGGCGCCTCTTCTTTCGTAGAAGTCGGTCAACAGGTCAAGGTTGGCGACATTATCTGTATTGTTGAAGCAATGAAGATGATGAACCAGATCGAAGCCGACAAGGCCGGTACTGTGCAAGCTATCTTGGTAGATGATGGCCAGCCAGTAGAATTCGATCAGCCACTAGTCACTATCGGTTAA
- the accC gene encoding acetyl-CoA carboxylase biotin carboxylase subunit encodes MEKVVIANRGEIALRILRACKELGIKTVAVHSTADRDLKHVRLADEAVCIGKAPSTESYLKGSSIISAAEVTGADGIHPGYGFLAENAEFAEQVENSGFTFIGPTADTIRTMGDKVAAIKAMITAGVPTVPGSNGPLTDDSARSLRIANEIGFPVIIKAAAGGGGRGMRVVHDENELLNSIQLTKSEARVAFGDDTVYLEKFLGNPRHVEIQVLADGQGNAIHLFDRDCSLQRRHQKVLEEAPAPGIPDDIREKVAMDCVQACIDIGYRGAGTFEFLYEDGGFYFIEMNTRVQVEHPVTEMITGIDIVKWQLRIAAGEKLTVKQEDIKINGHSIECRINAEDSKTFMPSPGKVTHYHAPGGNGIRVDSHLYSGYSVPPHYDSLIAKVISYGSTREEALNRMDNALDELLIEGIRSNVALQKELVNDKGFRKGGVNIHYLEKKLGLQ; translated from the coding sequence ATGGAAAAAGTTGTTATTGCTAACCGCGGTGAGATTGCTCTGCGCATCCTGCGTGCCTGTAAAGAATTAGGCATTAAGACTGTTGCTGTGCACTCCACCGCCGACCGTGATCTCAAACACGTCCGCCTGGCCGACGAGGCTGTCTGCATCGGTAAAGCACCATCGACAGAAAGCTATCTTAAGGGCTCAAGTATTATCAGTGCCGCCGAAGTCACCGGCGCCGATGGCATTCACCCAGGCTACGGTTTCTTGGCAGAAAACGCCGAGTTCGCCGAACAGGTAGAAAACAGCGGCTTCACCTTTATTGGCCCAACTGCCGATACGATTCGCACCATGGGCGACAAAGTCGCCGCGATCAAGGCGATGATTACCGCTGGCGTACCCACAGTCCCAGGCTCAAACGGCCCGTTGACTGACGACTCAGCTCGCTCGCTACGCATTGCCAATGAGATCGGCTTCCCGGTCATCATCAAGGCTGCTGCCGGTGGCGGTGGTCGTGGCATGCGCGTGGTTCACGATGAAAACGAACTGCTCAACAGCATTCAGTTGACCAAGTCTGAGGCTCGCGTCGCCTTTGGCGATGACACGGTTTACCTGGAGAAATTCCTCGGCAACCCTCGTCACGTTGAGATCCAGGTCTTAGCCGACGGCCAGGGCAACGCCATCCACCTGTTTGATCGCGACTGCTCACTGCAGCGTCGCCATCAGAAGGTATTAGAAGAAGCACCGGCACCGGGCATCCCCGATGACATCCGTGAGAAAGTGGCCATGGATTGTGTGCAGGCCTGTATCGATATTGGCTACCGCGGCGCTGGCACCTTCGAGTTCTTGTATGAGGACGGCGGCTTCTACTTCATCGAGATGAACACCCGTGTTCAGGTCGAGCACCCGGTGACAGAAATGATTACCGGCATCGACATCGTCAAGTGGCAGTTACGCATTGCCGCTGGAGAAAAGCTGACGGTCAAGCAGGAAGATATCAAAATCAACGGCCACTCTATCGAGTGTCGCATCAACGCTGAAGACTCGAAAACCTTTATGCCCAGCCCCGGTAAGGTCACGCACTACCATGCCCCTGGCGGCAACGGTATCCGTGTCGACTCTCACCTGTACAGCGGCTACAGCGTGCCTCCGCACTATGATTCTTTGATTGCCAAAGTCATCAGTTACGGCAGCACCCGTGAAGAAGCGCTCAACCGTATGGACAACGCCCTCGACGAGCTATTGATCGAAGGCATTCGCAGCAACGTTGCCCTGCAAAAAGAACTTGTTAACGACAAAGGTTTCCGCAAGGGTGGTGTTAATATTCACTATCTTGAGAAGAAACTCGGCCTGCAATAA
- the prmA gene encoding 50S ribosomal protein L11 methyltransferase, whose amino-acid sequence MPWIQINFDTNPDDAPGLEDALLEAGSVAVTLQDNADQPLFEPAIGETPLWSHTRVTALFDAEVDLSMALRMIAACYQQDLPPHRSEILEDKDWEREWIKNYKPMKFGQRLWICPSWMAPPEPDAVNILLDPGLAFGTGTHPTTAQCLEWLDSADVAGKTVVDYGCGSGILAIAALLLGAEKVIGTDIDPQALVASRDNAQRNGIADERFELYYPEQMNEKYPELKADIVLANILAGPLVELSDTLTGLAKPGADVVLSGILDVQAEAIRQCYSQQCDVRQIVNQEEWIRVDAVKSAQ is encoded by the coding sequence ATGCCATGGATTCAAATCAATTTTGATACCAACCCCGATGACGCTCCGGGATTAGAAGACGCCTTGTTAGAGGCCGGCAGCGTGGCGGTGACCCTGCAGGATAATGCCGACCAACCCCTGTTTGAACCGGCTATTGGCGAGACGCCGCTGTGGTCACACACCCGCGTCACCGCGCTGTTTGACGCCGAGGTTGACCTAAGTATGGCACTGCGCATGATCGCCGCCTGCTACCAGCAAGATCTGCCACCGCACCGCAGTGAAATCCTCGAAGACAAGGACTGGGAGCGCGAGTGGATCAAGAACTACAAGCCGATGAAGTTTGGCCAGCGCCTGTGGATCTGCCCAAGCTGGATGGCCCCGCCAGAGCCGGATGCGGTGAATATTTTACTCGATCCCGGCCTCGCCTTTGGCACGGGTACTCACCCGACAACGGCACAGTGCTTAGAGTGGTTAGATAGCGCCGATGTCGCCGGTAAAACCGTCGTCGACTACGGCTGCGGCTCTGGTATCTTGGCCATCGCGGCACTGCTGCTGGGCGCCGAGAAAGTCATCGGCACCGACATCGATCCGCAGGCACTGGTTGCCAGTCGCGACAATGCCCAGCGTAACGGTATTGCCGACGAGCGCTTCGAACTCTACTACCCTGAGCAAATGAATGAAAAATACCCCGAGCTGAAGGCTGACATCGTATTGGCCAATATTCTCGCAGGCCCTCTGGTCGAGCTATCCGACACCTTAACAGGTCTGGCTAAACCCGGTGCAGATGTTGTACTCTCAGGTATATTGGATGTACAAGCCGAGGCAATTCGCCAGTGTTATAGTCAACAATGTGACGTCCGACAAATAGTCAATCAAGAAGAATGGATTCGTGTAGACGCTGTTAAGTCTGCACAGTAG